A stretch of Caldisericaceae bacterium DNA encodes these proteins:
- the raiA gene encoding ribosome-associated translation inhibitor RaiA, producing the protein MEKTITTKGIESLPDFIVENINNKIEKLEKYFDNIQRCNVVVSKVRGVFEMEVTIFASQKIVRAVGKGSIIDEALDNVLDKLEVQIRKLSDRLKGNKRITKEELFALEEDAEPKDDFPKITKVKTFPVKPMSIEEAMLQIELLGHDFYIFRDEETNEINVLYKRKDGNYGLIRPQ; encoded by the coding sequence ATGGAAAAAACAATTACAACTAAGGGTATTGAAAGTTTACCTGATTTTATTGTAGAAAACATAAATAACAAAATTGAGAAACTTGAAAAGTATTTTGACAACATCCAAAGGTGTAATGTTGTTGTAAGTAAAGTGCGTGGTGTATTTGAAATGGAAGTTACCATTTTTGCATCACAAAAAATAGTAAGGGCAGTAGGCAAAGGAAGTATCATTGACGAAGCTCTTGACAATGTTCTTGATAAACTTGAAGTTCAAATTAGGAAATTGAGTGACAGATTAAAGGGTAATAAAAGAATTACTAAAGAAGAACTTTTTGCTTTAGAGGAAGATGCCGAACCTAAGGATGATTTTCCTAAGATTACGAAAGTAAAAACTTTTCCTGTAAAGCCTATGAGTATAGAAGAAGCTATGTTGCAAATAGAACTTTTAGGGCACGATTTTTATATCTTTAGAGATGAAGAAACAAATGAAATCAATGTGCTCTACAAAAGAAAGGATGGTAACTACGGTTTAATAAGGCCGCAATAA